The following nucleotide sequence is from Nitratidesulfovibrio termitidis HI1.
CTTGCGGGCGCGGGCACGGGTGAGCACCGTGTCCCCCGGCAGGAAGGAAACCCCGGTCAGGCGCTGTTGCAGCATGGCGGCCAGCGACCACGGCAGGCCGGACATTTCCGCCGCCACCACCGGAGCCAGCGGGCTGCCCGCATTGGCGCACAGGCCGGTCAGGTCGCCGTAGGAACGGAAGGACACGATGTTGGCCAGCGGGCTTTCCAGCCGGGCGCGTTCCTCGCCCTTGCGCACCAGCAGCACCGGTTCGCCGTCGCGGGGCAGCCACAGCACGCCGTTGCCCGCCGTGCCGGTCAGGTAATAGATGGCCACGCGCGAGAAGGCCATCAGCCCGCCCGCGTCGGGGGCCTGCGCTGCAAGGATGTCCAGCGCGCGGGACTGGCGCAGCCGGGCTTCTTCGGCGGGCAGGCGTTCGGCGGCGGTGAACGGGCGGGGAGCAGGGGCGTGTGAAGCGTGGGCGTGGGACATGGTGAGAAAGGCTCCTTTGCGGCTGCGGTTCCGGCGATGGGCACAGGGTAGGCCAAGGCGAAGCCGGGTGCAACAGGACGCAGCCGGGTGCAACAGGACGAAGCAGGGTGCGGCAGGACGCCGTGGAGGGGGGAACGGGGCCGGGCTGGACGCAACCGGGTGGGGCTGGGCTGGGAATACTCCATGATGGCAGGCGTGGCAGGCCGACTGGCGCAGTGCCGGGGGGCGTTACCGGCGGGCGGTTGCGCACCCGGCGCCACGCAAATGCAATGGCCCGGCGCGGCGATTGCGCTTGGCGGCAAGGCCGGGTAGAGAGGATGTTTCCGGATTGTTGCTCGCGGCCGACAACGGCGGCGCGACCGTAAAAGAGGCAAGGGCCGCGCCAGATTACGGGGCGTGCGCCCACGACTTTGTCCGTTCATGCGGTTTCAGGGGTACAGGATGCTGCTCGACGCCACGCTACGCACCATATTGCGCGAATCGCGCACCATTGCCGTCATCGGCGCCAAGGACAAGCCCGGGCAGCCCGTGGACATGGTGGGCCGCTATCTGATCGAGGCCGGATACGACGTGCGCCCGGTGCATCCGGTGCGCCGCACCGTGTGGGGCATGCAGGCCTATCCCACCATCGCCGACGTGCCGGTGGACGTGGACATCGTCAACGTGTTCCGCGCGCCGGAGCATTGTCCGGCCCACGCCGTGGAGGTGCTGGCCCTGCCGCGCCTGCCGCGCCTGTTCTGGATGCAGTCGGGCATCACCAGTCCGGAAGCGGGGCGGATGCTCTTCGAACGCGGCGTGGCCGTGGTGGAGGATCTGTGCCTGATGGTGGAGCATCGCAGGCTGATGGCCGGGGGGCTGTTGTGAGCGGCAACGATCCCACGTTCTCCATGACCACCATGCCCTCCATGACCACCAAATCGGGCGCGCCCTCTGCCTCGGGCCCGTCTTCCACACCTGTCGAGTCTTCCAAGCCATGGGATGACGCCTTCGACTGCCGCATGTGCGGCCAGTGCTGCCAGGGCGAGGGCGGCATCGTGGTCAGCCCCGCCGATCTTTCGCGCATCTGCGCCTTTCTGGGCATGACGCCCGAAGCCTTCGAGGCTACCTACGGCGAACGTCGCAACGGCAAGCTGAAGGTGCGCACCGGGGCGGACGGCAACTGCGTGTTCTTTGCCGCCGGACGCGGTTGCACCGTGCACGAGGGCAAGCCGGACATCTGCCGGGCCTGGCCGTTCTTTCGCGGCAACCTGGTGGATGCGGACAGCCTGGGCATGGCCAAGGAATACTGTCCCGGCATCCGGCCCGACGTGCGCCACGCGGAATTCGCCGCCGCCGGGCGGGCCTATCTGGCCGCGCGGGGACTGCTGGCCTCCGACTGTACGTGCGAGGCCAACGCCCTGGTGCTGGACAGGGACAGGGACAGGAACAGGGGCAAGGCCGACGGCAAGTAGCTGCAAACCGGTCGACCGGTCGCAAGTGGCACGGCGACGGTAAGGTTTTTCGCCCCGACTGCCGAAAGGCTGTGTGCAAGGACCGTGGGGGCCTGGAGGTTGCGTGACGCTGAGGGAATGCTACCGGATACTGCAAGTCGGCAACGGCGCGTCGCTTGACGAGGTCAAGAAGGCGTACCGCAGGCTGGCGTTCGAGCTGCATCCGGACCTGAACCCCGGCAGGCCCGACGCGGCTCGCCGTTTCCAGCGCCTGAACGAGGCGTACGTGCTGCTTTCGCGCACGCTGGACGCCGCCGGGCCGGGCGGCAACGGCAACGGGATGGGCCCGACTGGCGCGGCTGGCGGCGCTGCGGAACGCGAATCCGCCGAGCGGGAGGCCACCCGCGCCTACGAACAGGCCCGGCAACGCTTCGGCGATATGGGGTCTGGCGGGACGGGAGGCGGTAACGGGGCGTCCGCGTCTGGTGCGTCAGCGGGCACTTCCGCTGCGGGGGCTACCTCGGGCACATCTGCTGGCATGTCTGCGGGTACATCTGGAGGACCGGCTGGCGGATCATCCGCAACACGCGGCGCAAGCGGGGCCGATCGCGCACGCCGCAAGGCCGAGGCCACCTATCAGGGCCGACAGGACGAGGTGTTGCAGGACATCCTGCGCGATCCGTTCGCCCGGCGGGTGTTCGAGGACATCTACAGCCAGATCCGCCGTGACGGCGGCGGGGGGCTGGCAGCGCGCCCGCCCAAGAAGCGCAAGCTCAGCCTGGAATGGGGCGGCAAGGCCCTGACGCTGGACCTTACCCACGGCATCGGCGGGGCGGTGAAGGGCTGGCTGCGCCGCCAGATCGACGACGAGCAGACGGTGCACCTGCCAGCGCTCAGCATCGTGCCGGGGGCGCGGCTGCGTTTGCAGGTAACGCAGGGGCTGTCCGGCGAGGTGCGCACCGTGGAGGTGACCCTGCCTCCGGACTACGTGGTGGGGCGGCCCATCCGGCTCAAGGGGCTGGGCAAGCGCATCGGCCCGTGGCAGGGTGACCTGTATCTGCGCATTCTGGCCAAGACCTTGTAACGGTTCCGTTGCAAGGGAGCGCGTTTGCGGTGCGCGCTTTCAGGGCGGTACGCTCCGGACCGATACGCCCCGAAGCGCACGCACAGGACGGCAGCAGGACGATTCTTGATCATTCCACGGGCATGTGCCCGCGCGCGAGGCCGGTATCTTCACCGGCCTCCTTCATTTCCGGAGCCTCGGCAATACCGGCGGCGCGGGATACGCCCCCGTCGCGGTTGTCACCACCGCGCGCGCCGTCCAGCACCACGCAGAACACCGCCGCGATGACCAGCCCGGCGCCGATCCAGCCCGAGGGCGGGAACAGTTCGTCCCACAGCCAGTAGGCCAGCAGGGCTGCCAGCACCGGCTCGAAGTTGGCCACCACGGCCACGCGGGTGGGGGAAAGGCGGCGCATGCCCTCGCAGTAGGCCATGTACGCGCCGTAGGTGGTCACCAGCCCCATGCCCAGCACCAGCAGCGCCCAGGCCAGCGGCCCCTTGGGTGCGAAGGTGACGAAGGGCAGCAGGGCCAGCGCTCCCACGGGCAGGCAGAACAGGTACAGGGTGACCGGCGAATGGCGGTGCAGGAAATGGCGACTGAACACGTAGTGCAGCGAATAGGTAAAGCCCGCCAGCAGGCCGAAGCCGATGCCCGCTACGCTGGTGCCCCCCTGCAACCCGCCGCCCGACCGGCAGATCAGAAAGGCCCCGACCATGGCCAGCCCAAGGGCCGCCAGCTTGGCGCGGGTCAGCGGTTCGCCGAAGCACAGCCGCGAAAGCAGCGCCACCCACGCCGGGGCGGTGTACAGCAGGATGGAGGCCAGCGCCGCGCCGCCTTCGCGCACGGCCAACTGGTACGAGCCGAAGAACAGCGCCACCCCCACCAGCCCGAAGGCCGCAAAGGTGGCCGCATCGCGCGCCGGGGCGCGCCACAGCCCGTGCCGGACGGCGTGCAGGCCGAAGAACAGCGTTCCGAACGCGGCGCGCCAGAAGGCGATTTCCAGCGGTGTAACCCCTTCGGCAAGGCAGTAGCGGGCCAGCGGGCCGATAAGCGCCCACAACCCGGCGGCAAGCAGCACGAAGCCGTATCCGGCCAGCGGCATGGCATCCTCCCGTTGTTGTCGTACCGGTGTTGTGAACGATGGCGGGGGGGATGGCAAGCGGCGATGGCCGTGTGTCGACGAAACGCGCGGACGGTCACGGAACCGCGCGCAGTGTCGCGTAATGTTTCCGTAACCACGGGGCGGCTTCACAGGGGGGCTTCGGGATGGTACACAAGGCGGAGACATGCCCGACGGAAACGGATCGGGCATGCCGTGCCGGACGCGCTCACCCGATTTTGTCCGGCCACTCCGGCCACGCCCGACCACCCCGAATCATGCAGACCAATGGGACCCGCGCCGCAAGGCCAGCGCCCGCAGGAGGATGCCACGGATGGCCCCCGATATGCCCGATCAGACTCCCGAACAGACCCCCCGCCGCGACACCTCCGGGCCTGACCGCCCTGATCGCCCTGACCGCCCCATTCGGCAGGACGGCAGCCTGCTCGACATGCCCCGCCCCCCCAGGCGCAACCGCAGCAAGCTGGTATGGGTGTTCGTGCTGGCCCTGCTGGTGGCGGGGGGGGCCCTGTGGCAACTGCGCGACCTGGTCCTGAGCGATGCCGTGCCCGACCGGCAGGCCAACATGACCGGCACCGAGGCGGCCATCCTTGGCCCCAACGCCACCAACGGCACGCTGCCCTCCATGGTGCCCATGGACGGCGACGCCGCAGCCGATGCCGCCGGGCAGGCCAACGCCACCGCCGCCGCACCGGGCGTCAATGCCACCAGCCCGGACGGGGCCTTTGCCCAGGACGACGCTGTGGTCCGCTTCGCCTTTGCGGAGGACATGGCCAACTGGCTGGTGGAAAACTATTACCCCAAAGGCACCCACATGGAGGCGCGCACCTCCGGCTGGGTCGCACCCAGCCTGAAGTCGACCAACATGCGCTACGGCGTGAACATGACCGGGCTGTCCTGGTCCGGCGACGACATTTCCGCCGGGCGCGCCAGCGTGCTGGACTATGCCTTCACCCCGGCCATGCTCGAAGCCCTGCAACGCCTGTACGCCGACCGGTTCATGGAGGCCATGGCCGCGGCAGCCGCCAACGCCAAGGTCACGGACAAGGGCAGGGAACGGTCCCTGACCCCCGCCGAGGTGGCGGAAATGTACAGCCTGTATGCCACGCGGCTGCGCGGCCTGTCCGGCGCCCTGCGCGAGATTGCGGGCATGTCCGACGCGGTGGTGCGGGTCAACGCATGGCTTACCGCGCAGCAGACCGCGCTGGAAGCCAACGCCAAGTATCAGGACGCCGTGTTCGGCTATGACACCGCGCGCGAGGGCAATTCCGCGCATCTGGCCGAGCAGGCCCGGCGGATCATGGAGCTTTCCGGCAAGGCGTACCAGCAGGCCATCATGGCCCGCGAACGCGCCCGTGAAACCCTGGCCGAGGCTGTACGCCGCAACCCCGACGCCCGCAGGCTGGACGATGACACTCTGGTCTACACGGCCGGGTGGGTATACCGCCGGGCCAATGGCAAGCCGGAAAAGATGGACGCCGTGCGCATGGCCGCAACCGTGTTGTCGGACACAGCGGCACGGTTCGACAAGGCCGCGCAGGCGGCGCGCCAGTAGGCTCGGAAAGACAATCATGCAATGACGACGCCGCGAGGGGGCAACCCTTCGCGGCGTTCTTGCGTGGGAATATGTGGTGGAAGAAGGACTGGGGGAGGGGCGTCAGAACTGACGGTCCAGCAAGAGGTGCGAGAAATATCCCAGCACGGCAGCCGCATACCATGGCGCCGTCGCCTGCCACGCCCAGCCGTACAGCAGCACCGGGGCCAGCAAAAGGGGCAGGGGCACCAGCAACATGGCCCACCAGGTGTGCGTCCACCCCCGGTGCCCGTCGATGGCGGGCAGCATGGCCAGCAGCCCCAGCAGGGCGGCCCACTGGTAGCGCCGGGTGGCGATGAGCGCCACGTCGGCCACCACCAGCAGCCCGTAGAACCAGGTGCGCCCGCGCGAGTGGGTGTCCACGTCCGGGGCCAGGGCAAAGGCGGTGGACACGGCCAGCAGGGCCGCCTGGGTTGGCAGGCCGGGGGAATACACGCGCAGGGTCTGCGCGGCGAGCAGGGCTCCGGCGGCCAGCAGGGTGCCGCCGATGATGTGGGTGCGGTATCCGGGCATTGGTGGTGAGCGTTGAGGTGCGGGTTGGTGTGGGGCGCGCGGATGAAAACGTGCGTACTGGCGCTGGGTGCGGGGCAGGGGCTTGGGACCACTCCGCGCGCCGCGCAGACCATATGTCAGCCCCGGCCCGGCGGGCAAGCGGGGCGCGCTGGATAGGCAGGGCCGTAGCGTGCTACAGCAAGGCCGGGCGGCAGATGCCTGTCAGGACGGCAGACGCGGTCTGGCGAGGATGCAGCCGGGCTGCCCGCGTGTCCGAGCCGGTTTCCGGGTCCGGTTTCTGGGTTCGACTTTCGTATCGTGTCCGGCCACCCGACGCGTTGTCGGTGTGGAGCGCAGCCTGCTCCTGTTCCCGTCACTTTCGTCACCCCAACCGTGGACCCGTTATGCCCGAACCGTTGTCCGAAGCCCATATCCCCGGCACCGTCCCCGCCCGCACCATCCTGTTCACCGGCGGATGCCGTAGCGGCAAGAGCGGCCTTGCCCAGCGCTGGGTGGAAGCGCTGGGACCGGAGCGGGTGTACATCGCCACCGGGGCCGCCCGCGATGCGGAAATGGCCGAGCGGGTGCGCCGCCATCAGGCCGCGCGAGGCGCGGGCTGGCGCACGGTGGAGGAGCCACTGGACGTCTGTGCGGCCCTGCGCGAGTGCACGGGGCAGGGGCAGAGCCTGTCCGCCCCGCAATTCGCCCAACAATCCGGCCAACAATCCGGCCCGCAGTCCGCCCTGCCGTCCCGCCCGCAAGGTATCCTGCTGGACTGCATCACCCTGTGGCTGACCAACCGCATGCTGGCCGACCATGACGATGCGGCCATCCTGCGGGGGGTGGAAGATTTGGCGGCGCTGCTGCGCACGGCACCCGTACCCGTGGCCGTGGTGACCAACGAGGTGGGCTGGGGCGTGGTGCCGGAAAGCTCGCTGGGCCGCCGCTTCCGCGATCTGTCCGGCGAGGCCAACCAGCTTTTGGCAACGGTGTGTACCGGCGTGATCCTTGCCGTCAGCGGTTTGCCGCTGGCCGTGAAGGGAAAGGTGCCTGCCGCCTGTGCGGGGTAGGGGGAGCGGCCTGCGAATGGCCGGTTTGTATTGTTACTTCTTGCAGTTATTCGCGTTTTGTTTGCCGCGACACTCGTTGCAGAATTCCCCGGTAGTGGGCTTTGATTGCTGCTCCACATAGTCGGTGGTGGGCCAGTTGGAACAGTTGGAACAGTAGTGCCAGGTGTCCGAGTTCTTTTTTCTTCTGTACGCCATAGGGGTATCTCTCCTTGGGCCATTCGCAGGTGGGTATTTGCTATTAGCTTATTTTATACTTGTAAACCTATGTAGAGGTTTAATGCCGCACGTTCAAAACACGAACACTGGACCACAACCCGCCGCTGGAGTAGAAGCCGCATGTGCCGCCTGTGCGGCCCCAACCCCAGAACAGGAAGCCCACATGTCCGGATATTTTCGCCGTTTCGTTTCGCCCCGCCTGATTTCCCACGGCTCGATTTTGCCTGGCCTGCTGCTGGCAGCCGCCTTGCTGGCCGCTGCCGTCT
It contains:
- a CDS encoding DMT family transporter, translating into MPLAGYGFVLLAAGLWALIGPLARYCLAEGVTPLEIAFWRAAFGTLFFGLHAVRHGLWRAPARDAATFAAFGLVGVALFFGSYQLAVREGGAALASILLYTAPAWVALLSRLCFGEPLTRAKLAALGLAMVGAFLICRSGGGLQGGTSVAGIGFGLLAGFTYSLHYVFSRHFLHRHSPVTLYLFCLPVGALALLPFVTFAPKGPLAWALLVLGMGLVTTYGAYMAYCEGMRRLSPTRVAVVANFEPVLAALLAYWLWDELFPPSGWIGAGLVIAAVFCVVLDGARGGDNRDGGVSRAAGIAEAPEMKEAGEDTGLARGHMPVE
- a CDS encoding bifunctional adenosylcobinamide kinase/adenosylcobinamide-phosphate guanylyltransferase, translating into MPEPLSEAHIPGTVPARTILFTGGCRSGKSGLAQRWVEALGPERVYIATGAARDAEMAERVRRHQAARGAGWRTVEEPLDVCAALRECTGQGQSLSAPQFAQQSGQQSGPQSALPSRPQGILLDCITLWLTNRMLADHDDAAILRGVEDLAALLRTAPVPVAVVTNEVGWGVVPESSLGRRFRDLSGEANQLLATVCTGVILAVSGLPLAVKGKVPAACAG
- a CDS encoding CoA-binding protein; its protein translation is MLLDATLRTILRESRTIAVIGAKDKPGQPVDMVGRYLIEAGYDVRPVHPVRRTVWGMQAYPTIADVPVDVDIVNVFRAPEHCPAHAVEVLALPRLPRLFWMQSGITSPEAGRMLFERGVAVVEDLCLMVEHRRLMAGGLL
- a CDS encoding metal-dependent hydrolase — translated: MPGYRTHIIGGTLLAAGALLAAQTLRVYSPGLPTQAALLAVSTAFALAPDVDTHSRGRTWFYGLLVVADVALIATRRYQWAALLGLLAMLPAIDGHRGWTHTWWAMLLVPLPLLLAPVLLYGWAWQATAPWYAAAVLGYFSHLLLDRQF
- a CDS encoding YkgJ family cysteine cluster protein — encoded protein: MCGQCCQGEGGIVVSPADLSRICAFLGMTPEAFEATYGERRNGKLKVRTGADGNCVFFAAGRGCTVHEGKPDICRAWPFFRGNLVDADSLGMAKEYCPGIRPDVRHAEFAAAGRAYLAARGLLASDCTCEANALVLDRDRDRNRGKADGK
- a CDS encoding J domain-containing protein, yielding MTLRECYRILQVGNGASLDEVKKAYRRLAFELHPDLNPGRPDAARRFQRLNEAYVLLSRTLDAAGPGGNGNGMGPTGAAGGAAERESAEREATRAYEQARQRFGDMGSGGTGGGNGASASGASAGTSAAGATSGTSAGMSAGTSGGPAGGSSATRGASGADRARRKAEATYQGRQDEVLQDILRDPFARRVFEDIYSQIRRDGGGGLAARPPKKRKLSLEWGGKALTLDLTHGIGGAVKGWLRRQIDDEQTVHLPALSIVPGARLRLQVTQGLSGEVRTVEVTLPPDYVVGRPIRLKGLGKRIGPWQGDLYLRILAKTL